The proteins below come from a single Candidatus Planktophila dulcis genomic window:
- the prmC gene encoding peptide chain release factor N(5)-glutamine methyltransferase: protein MELTFKEFLRGGKEQLATAGFAEVEAEILLAHTLGISRMDLHNPLTVENALSVIGDMTIVEETFWKLLDRRCAHEPLQYLTGVAYFRHLELKVGPGVLIPRPETELLVEAVLTHIEKLSGAVSVVDLGSGSGALALAIATEAPQTHVIAVEKSPEAIHWLKENVSFIDEKVRILESDVATALDGVKCDVVIANPPYVPDAQELPRDVADHEPAIALFGGVDGMKAPRLFISTASRLLKEAGFLAIEHHEEQGAAIADVLSDDFTDILLHQDLSGRPRFTTAVRR from the coding sequence ATGGAACTGACCTTTAAAGAATTCTTGCGAGGCGGAAAAGAGCAATTAGCCACAGCAGGTTTTGCTGAAGTAGAGGCAGAGATATTGCTCGCACACACCCTCGGCATCTCACGGATGGATCTGCATAATCCTTTAACGGTTGAGAATGCTCTTTCAGTAATCGGCGATATGACAATTGTTGAAGAGACTTTCTGGAAGTTACTCGATCGCCGATGCGCCCATGAGCCTCTGCAATACCTGACAGGTGTTGCCTATTTCCGACATCTTGAACTCAAAGTTGGACCTGGCGTTCTTATTCCACGTCCTGAAACTGAGCTACTTGTTGAAGCAGTACTTACTCACATTGAAAAGTTAAGTGGCGCAGTAAGCGTTGTCGATCTGGGATCAGGCTCTGGCGCGCTGGCCCTTGCCATTGCAACGGAGGCCCCACAGACACATGTGATTGCTGTTGAGAAAAGTCCTGAAGCAATACATTGGCTGAAAGAGAATGTCTCCTTCATCGATGAGAAGGTGCGCATTCTTGAAAGCGATGTCGCAACTGCCCTTGATGGAGTCAAGTGCGATGTGGTGATTGCCAACCCACCGTATGTGCCAGATGCGCAGGAGCTGCCACGAGATGTTGCAGATCATGAACCAGCAATCGCCTTATTTGGGGGAGTAGATGGAATGAAGGCTCCACGTCTATTCATCTCAACAGCTTCTCGCTTGCTCAAAGAAGCTGGTTTTCTTGCCATTGAGCATCATGAGGAGCAAGGTGCTGCAATTGCCGATGTACTCAGCGATGATTTCACAGATATTCTTCTGCATCAGGATTTGTCAGGCCGCCCGCGATTTACGACAGCAGTGAGGAGATAG
- a CDS encoding L-threonylcarbamoyladenylate synthase → MPRIDLKQGEQAKHVARALKEIQAGFVIVAPLEHGYVYLADAFSPFAVRAMHVLRGDKTGVVAQVLAHSLDTVKGISRDVSPDTQALCNQFWPGLLSVTLRPSSVLNWDLGDDKELDWFNVRVPKSKFVRALLKASGPLAVASASSAGAEPMLKIDRMQVKDWNVAVVFDNGALKSGPRSTIIEADAGGVRVVREGAISVAEMEKVAPRISWA, encoded by the coding sequence ATGCCACGTATCGACCTCAAGCAGGGTGAACAGGCTAAGCATGTTGCTCGCGCCCTCAAAGAGATTCAAGCTGGCTTTGTCATCGTTGCTCCCCTTGAACATGGCTATGTCTATCTCGCTGATGCATTCTCACCTTTTGCTGTACGAGCCATGCATGTATTGCGTGGTGATAAAACTGGCGTAGTCGCACAAGTACTCGCACATAGTTTGGATACCGTGAAAGGAATTTCTCGCGACGTCTCACCTGACACACAAGCCCTCTGTAATCAATTCTGGCCCGGACTTCTATCAGTCACACTCAGACCAAGCTCTGTCCTTAATTGGGATCTCGGTGATGATAAAGAGCTGGATTGGTTTAACGTGCGAGTGCCGAAATCTAAATTTGTCCGTGCTCTTTTAAAGGCATCCGGTCCACTTGCTGTGGCAAGTGCTTCATCTGCAGGTGCAGAACCGATGCTCAAGATTGATCGCATGCAAGTAAAGGATTGGAACGTGGCTGTGGTCTTTGATAACGGCGCCCTGAAATCTGGCCCCCGCTCCACCATTATCGAAGCCGATGCTGGGGGCGTGCGAGTAGTGCGTGAAGGCGCTATTTCGGTAGCTGAGATGGAAAAGGTCGCGCCGCGCATTTCATGGGCCTAA
- the glyA gene encoding serine hydroxymethyltransferase, producing the protein MSETFYGPDFNLLSKQDPDIAAVLLSELKRQQTNLQLIASENFTSRAVLASLGSSLSNKYAEGYPGKRYYGGCEEVDKAEVIAIDRAKALFGAEHANVQPHSGASANVAVYQAFTKPGDTVLAMSLPHGGHLTHGSKVNFSGKWFNIVSYGVRQDNELIDYDELRDLAIANKPKMICSGATAYPSLIDFEKVRAICDEVGAIMWVDAAHFIGLVAGKAIPSPVPYADVVSFTTHKVLRGPRGGMILSKAEHAAAIDKAVFPGMQGGPIMSAVAGKAIALAECATPAYQQYAKDVIVNAKALAAALEGEGMRAVSGGTQTHLALIDIRSTGVNGKVADERCGAAGIVLNKNSIPYDPEAPSVTSGIRVGTPATTTQGMGTPEMATIASLIARAIKTDDAAAHAAIKSEVHALTARFPIYQA; encoded by the coding sequence ATGTCCGAAACCTTCTATGGCCCTGATTTCAACCTTCTCTCCAAGCAAGATCCAGATATCGCAGCGGTGCTGCTCTCTGAGCTCAAGCGCCAGCAGACAAACCTGCAGCTGATTGCATCTGAGAACTTCACATCACGCGCGGTACTTGCATCACTCGGTTCATCACTTTCCAATAAGTATGCAGAAGGCTATCCAGGTAAGCGTTACTACGGTGGATGCGAAGAAGTTGATAAGGCAGAGGTCATTGCGATAGATCGCGCAAAGGCTCTCTTTGGCGCAGAACATGCAAACGTTCAGCCCCACTCAGGTGCCAGTGCAAACGTTGCTGTCTATCAAGCATTTACTAAGCCAGGCGATACCGTTCTTGCAATGTCACTTCCACACGGAGGTCACCTCACACATGGTTCCAAGGTCAACTTCTCAGGCAAATGGTTCAACATTGTTTCCTATGGTGTTCGCCAAGATAACGAGCTCATCGATTACGACGAACTACGCGATCTGGCTATTGCTAATAAACCAAAGATGATTTGTTCAGGTGCTACTGCCTACCCGTCACTGATTGATTTCGAGAAGGTGCGCGCAATCTGTGATGAAGTTGGCGCCATCATGTGGGTAGATGCTGCTCACTTCATCGGCCTTGTTGCAGGTAAGGCAATTCCTTCACCAGTTCCTTATGCAGATGTTGTCTCATTTACTACTCATAAAGTTTTGCGTGGACCACGTGGTGGAATGATCTTGTCCAAGGCAGAGCATGCAGCCGCCATTGATAAGGCAGTCTTTCCTGGAATGCAGGGCGGTCCGATTATGTCTGCAGTTGCAGGAAAAGCTATTGCGCTGGCTGAATGTGCAACACCTGCATACCAACAGTATGCAAAGGATGTCATCGTCAATGCCAAGGCACTTGCAGCAGCTCTTGAAGGTGAAGGAATGCGCGCAGTATCTGGTGGCACTCAAACTCACCTAGCGCTCATTGATATTCGCTCCACAGGTGTTAACGGCAAGGTGGCAGATGAGCGTTGTGGAGCAGCTGGAATTGTTCTCAATAAGAACTCCATTCCATACGATCCAGAGGCACCTTCTGTGACTTCAGGTATTCGTGTGGGAACTCCCGCAACAACAACACAAGGAATGGGCACTCCAGAGATGGCAACAATTGCATCTCTTATTGCTCGTGCTATTAAGACCGATGATGCTGCAGCACATGCTGCAATCAAATCTGAAGTCCATGCACTTACTGCACGTTTTCCTATCTACCAGGCGTAA
- a CDS encoding MraY family glycosyltransferase: MREYLVTLLLAAALCYVVTPFVRSLAIKVGAVAQIRTRDIHTTPTPRWGGLAMWIAMALTFAMVNHLSLVGKSFGRESLGIFLAATLLVAIGLVDDRFELDALTKLAGQALAAGILLIFGIQVLWLPINGVITLPPSIGQLVTVMIVLVTINAVNFIDGLDGLAAGIVAISGAAFFAFAYLLAVIYGFSRAGAPSLITAVIIGICIGFLPHNVHPAKIFMGDSGSMFLGLLLAASAITLTGQIDPNAISAEKLGPTLLPLMLPFAVLAIPLIDLFSAIFRRLRAGQSPFSSDKEHMHHRILRAGNTHLRTTLIMYLWTATIAFPVVVSAFAQLWVAAIVAGAMLAFTLYYSKSGVGVSAKATK; this comes from the coding sequence ATGCGCGAGTACCTCGTCACCCTTCTGCTGGCGGCAGCGCTCTGTTATGTAGTCACACCTTTTGTTCGTTCATTGGCAATCAAAGTCGGCGCAGTCGCGCAGATTCGCACCCGTGATATTCACACCACCCCAACACCACGTTGGGGAGGCCTTGCTATGTGGATTGCTATGGCGCTCACCTTTGCGATGGTCAATCACTTATCCCTTGTTGGAAAATCATTTGGTCGTGAATCACTCGGTATCTTCTTAGCAGCAACACTTCTTGTTGCTATTGGCCTCGTTGATGACCGCTTTGAATTAGATGCGCTCACCAAACTGGCAGGACAGGCACTTGCTGCAGGAATCCTGCTCATCTTTGGTATCCAAGTTCTGTGGCTTCCGATCAATGGAGTGATCACACTTCCACCGAGCATCGGCCAACTTGTCACAGTCATGATTGTTCTCGTGACCATCAATGCTGTGAACTTTATTGATGGCCTAGATGGCTTAGCTGCAGGCATTGTCGCGATATCAGGGGCAGCATTTTTTGCCTTTGCCTATCTTTTAGCTGTTATCTATGGCTTTAGTCGTGCAGGTGCTCCATCGCTGATTACCGCTGTAATTATCGGCATCTGTATTGGTTTTCTGCCTCATAACGTCCACCCCGCAAAGATATTTATGGGCGACTCAGGATCGATGTTTTTAGGGCTACTACTTGCTGCCTCTGCAATTACCCTCACTGGCCAGATTGACCCTAATGCAATCTCTGCTGAGAAGTTAGGGCCAACGCTACTTCCTCTGATGCTTCCCTTTGCTGTTCTTGCAATTCCACTGATTGATCTCTTCTCAGCAATCTTTCGCCGCCTTCGTGCAGGACAATCACCATTTAGCTCAGATAAAGAGCATATGCACCACAGAATTCTTCGCGCAGGAAACACGCATCTGCGCACAACACTGATTATGTATTTATGGACAGCAACAATCGCATTTCCAGTTGTGGTCTCAGCCTTTGCCCAACTATGGGTTGCAGCGATTGTTGCAGGTGCCATGCTGGCATTTACTCTGTATTACTCAAAGAGCGGGGTAGGCGTCAGTGCAAAAGCAACCAAGTAA
- the atpB gene encoding F0F1 ATP synthase subunit A: MRAFVKLHAEGDGFVPPSTNDFNLPPITESIAWLTKPVLLVFLSVILISVFFILSSRKAAVVPSKLQFAGESIYGFVRNDLARDVIGHEFMRFVPYLFTLFTFVLTNNLFGIVPFLQFPAMSHVAFPYVLAIFSFGVFHYVGIQKHGLFKYLKEIAFMPGVPKPVYILLTPIEIATFFLVRPLTLSLRLFANMFAGHLLLLVFIMGGDYMMHDSHLIMKLFSPFSFAFGIALTFFEFMVQCLQAYIFTLLTALYIAGALADEH, translated from the coding sequence GTGCGCGCGTTTGTTAAATTACACGCAGAAGGTGATGGATTCGTCCCACCTAGTACAAACGACTTCAACCTTCCTCCAATTACTGAATCGATTGCTTGGCTCACAAAGCCTGTTCTTCTCGTATTTCTCTCAGTAATTCTCATTTCAGTCTTCTTTATTCTCTCCTCACGCAAGGCAGCCGTTGTGCCTTCAAAGCTGCAATTCGCTGGAGAAAGCATCTACGGCTTTGTCCGTAATGATCTTGCTCGCGATGTTATCGGCCATGAATTCATGCGCTTTGTGCCATACCTCTTCACGCTCTTTACCTTTGTTCTCACCAATAACCTCTTTGGAATCGTTCCGTTCTTGCAGTTCCCTGCAATGTCACATGTTGCATTCCCATACGTGCTTGCGATCTTCTCTTTCGGTGTCTTTCACTATGTGGGAATTCAAAAGCATGGACTTTTCAAGTACCTCAAAGAGATCGCATTTATGCCAGGTGTTCCAAAGCCTGTCTATATCTTGCTGACACCTATTGAAATTGCCACATTCTTCCTCGTGCGTCCATTGACGCTCTCACTTCGTCTCTTTGCAAATATGTTCGCGGGCCACTTGTTGTTGCTCGTCTTCATTATGGGTGGTGACTACATGATGCATGATTCACATCTGATCATGAAGCTATTTAGCCCATTCTCATTTGCATTTGGTATTGCCCTTACATTCTTCGAATTTATGGTGCAATGCTTACAGGCATACATCTTTACCCTGCTCACAGCTCTATACATCGCCGGCGCCCTTGCCGACGAGCACTAA
- the atpE gene encoding ATP synthase F0 subunit C has translation MTGTLNLVGFGLSAIGPAIATGMIFAAYINGVARQPEARSVLQPIAFLGFALAEALALFGLVLAFVL, from the coding sequence ATGACAGGCACACTCAACCTGGTCGGTTTTGGCCTATCAGCAATTGGTCCAGCAATTGCAACAGGAATGATCTTCGCTGCTTATATCAACGGCGTAGCTCGTCAGCCAGAAGCACGCAGCGTTCTGCAGCCAATCGCGTTCCTTGGGTTCGCGCTCGCTGAAGCACTTGCACTCTTCGGTCTCGTTCTCGCATTCGTCCTCTAA
- a CDS encoding F0F1 ATP synthase subunit B, with protein MRSFNFLSGEEPLNPLIPHTAELVVGAIAFTLLFLVLRKAVVPKFEKAFTDRAEAIEGGIERAEKAQLEAQRALVQYNEQLSSAQGEASKLREEARVQGAAILEELRTKAQDEAARITAAAHASIEAERQQAITSLRNEVGALAVELASKIVGEALDDQARQSRIVERFIEDLEKSK; from the coding sequence ATGCGCTCATTTAATTTCCTTAGCGGGGAAGAACCACTCAACCCACTAATTCCGCATACCGCTGAATTAGTTGTCGGTGCGATTGCCTTCACCCTGCTATTCCTCGTTCTTCGTAAAGCAGTTGTGCCAAAGTTTGAAAAAGCTTTCACAGACCGCGCCGAAGCAATTGAAGGCGGCATCGAACGTGCTGAGAAGGCGCAGCTCGAAGCACAGCGCGCACTTGTCCAGTACAACGAGCAACTTTCATCAGCACAAGGTGAAGCATCAAAGCTTCGTGAAGAAGCGCGCGTTCAAGGCGCAGCAATTCTCGAAGAGCTTCGCACAAAGGCTCAAGATGAAGCAGCACGCATCACAGCGGCAGCTCATGCATCTATTGAGGCAGAGCGTCAACAGGCAATCACATCACTTCGTAATGAAGTTGGTGCACTTGCAGTTGAACTCGCATCAAAGATTGTCGGAGAAGCACTTGATGACCAGGCCCGTCAATCACGGATCGTGGAACGCTTCATCGAAGATCTCGAAAAGTCCAAGTAG
- a CDS encoding F0F1 ATP synthase subunit delta, which translates to MRIHLGGSSRQSLVIARGKLDAAVKGATAANASELSSQLFFAADVLSKNTSIRRAFADPARDAASKGALVKDLFAKSLASTALEILTAVSTLRWSAAGDLVHVLEQLAIEAEASAANINNELDRVEDELFETSQLVVDNFELRKALVGTGTPEAKAALITEVLSKKASASTVRLGVALVTSLRGRSIEAAFADYLFGLANRRNRLIAVVRVASVITDAQKSRLAAAIEKQVGQPIRVNIEVEPSILGGVSVKFADELVDGSVSNRLASAGRALAGNK; encoded by the coding sequence ATGAGAATCCATCTCGGAGGAAGCAGCCGTCAATCACTTGTGATTGCACGCGGCAAGCTCGATGCTGCCGTCAAGGGCGCAACAGCGGCTAACGCATCTGAGCTCTCTTCTCAACTCTTCTTTGCAGCTGATGTTCTCTCAAAGAACACTTCAATCCGCCGCGCCTTTGCAGACCCTGCCCGCGATGCCGCCTCAAAGGGCGCACTCGTGAAGGATCTCTTCGCAAAGTCACTTGCTTCCACTGCTCTAGAAATACTCACAGCGGTATCAACTCTTCGTTGGTCAGCTGCAGGAGACCTAGTGCATGTGCTCGAGCAGCTAGCGATTGAGGCTGAAGCATCTGCTGCCAATATCAACAATGAACTCGATCGCGTAGAAGATGAACTCTTTGAAACATCACAGCTCGTTGTCGATAACTTTGAATTGCGCAAGGCTCTCGTAGGTACTGGAACACCTGAAGCCAAGGCCGCACTTATTACTGAAGTACTTTCCAAGAAGGCATCAGCTTCAACTGTGCGACTTGGAGTCGCTCTTGTAACAAGCCTTCGTGGACGTAGCATCGAAGCAGCATTTGCTGACTATCTCTTTGGTCTAGCAAATCGCCGTAATCGTCTTATCGCGGTTGTCCGCGTTGCATCTGTCATTACAGATGCTCAGAAATCACGTCTTGCAGCAGCGATTGAGAAGCAGGTTGGGCAACCAATCCGCGTCAACATCGAGGTCGAGCCATCGATTCTTGGTGGAGTATCGGTCAAGTTTGCAGATGAGTTAGTAGATGGAAGCGTTTCAAATCGACTTGCTAGCGCCGGACGCGCACTAGCTGGAAACAAATAA
- the atpA gene encoding F0F1 ATP synthase subunit alpha, with product MAELKIQPNEIRDALANFVKSYDPGTAARDEVGTVSQAGDGIARVEGLPSTMANELLQFENGTLGLALNLDVREIGVVILGDYAGIEEGTSVRRTGEVLSVPVGDGFLGRVVDPLGRPIDGKGEIKPDARRALELQAPSVVQRQPVKEPMATGIKAIDAMTAIGRGQRQLIIGDRQTGKTAVAIDTIINQRENWLTGDKTKQVKCIYVAIGQKGSTIASVRGSLEEAGAMEYTTIVASPASDPAGFKYLAPYTGSAIGQHWMYNGEHVLIVFDDLSKQAEAYRSVSLLLRRPPGREAYPGDVFYLHSRLLERCAKLSDELGGGSMTGLPIIETKGNDVSAFIPTNVISITDGQCFLETDLFNAGVRPAINVGISVSRVGGSAQTKAMKKIAGRLRLDLAQFRELEAFAAFGSDLDAASKAQLERGARMVELLKQGQYSPYSLERQIVSIWAGTTGKLDDVAVADIRRFEAELLDFIGRERKEIFTVISETKVLEDDTVAKMEAAVADFNKQFKSSVAPALNEAAADALDSEAAEAITKHVPPAVKK from the coding sequence ATGGCAGAGCTCAAGATCCAACCGAATGAAATTCGGGATGCCTTAGCGAACTTCGTTAAGTCATACGATCCAGGCACCGCGGCTCGTGATGAAGTCGGAACAGTAAGCCAGGCAGGCGATGGAATCGCTCGCGTTGAAGGACTTCCTTCAACAATGGCTAATGAACTACTTCAGTTCGAGAACGGAACACTAGGACTCGCACTCAACCTCGACGTGCGCGAAATCGGTGTTGTTATCTTGGGCGATTACGCAGGCATTGAAGAAGGAACATCTGTGCGACGCACAGGTGAAGTTCTCTCTGTTCCTGTTGGTGATGGCTTCCTCGGTCGCGTTGTTGACCCACTTGGTCGTCCTATCGATGGCAAGGGTGAAATTAAGCCTGATGCACGTCGTGCTCTAGAACTTCAGGCACCATCAGTAGTGCAACGCCAACCTGTGAAGGAGCCAATGGCCACAGGTATTAAGGCAATCGATGCGATGACAGCAATCGGTCGTGGACAGCGCCAGTTGATCATTGGTGACCGTCAGACAGGTAAGACTGCAGTTGCAATCGACACCATTATTAACCAGCGTGAAAACTGGCTCACAGGCGATAAGACGAAGCAGGTTAAATGCATCTATGTTGCTATTGGTCAGAAGGGTTCAACGATTGCATCTGTAAGAGGATCACTCGAAGAAGCAGGCGCAATGGAGTACACAACAATCGTGGCATCCCCTGCATCAGACCCAGCAGGCTTTAAGTACCTTGCTCCATATACAGGTTCTGCAATTGGTCAGCACTGGATGTATAACGGCGAGCACGTTCTTATCGTCTTTGATGATCTTTCTAAGCAAGCTGAGGCATATCGTTCAGTCTCACTTCTTCTTCGTCGTCCACCAGGCCGCGAAGCCTACCCAGGAGATGTTTTCTACTTACACTCACGTCTTCTCGAGCGTTGCGCAAAGCTCTCTGATGAATTGGGTGGCGGTTCAATGACTGGCCTTCCAATCATTGAAACTAAGGGAAATGACGTCTCTGCCTTTATTCCTACCAACGTAATTTCTATTACTGATGGACAGTGCTTCCTTGAAACAGATCTCTTTAACGCAGGCGTTCGCCCAGCGATTAACGTAGGTATCTCTGTTTCTCGTGTTGGTGGTTCAGCTCAGACTAAGGCGATGAAGAAGATCGCAGGTCGTCTGCGTCTTGACCTTGCACAGTTCCGTGAGCTTGAAGCATTTGCAGCTTTCGGTTCAGATCTTGATGCTGCATCAAAGGCTCAGCTTGAGCGCGGTGCGCGCATGGTTGAACTTCTTAAGCAGGGCCAGTACTCACCATATTCACTTGAGCGTCAGATTGTTTCAATCTGGGCCGGCACAACAGGCAAGCTCGATGATGTTGCAGTTGCTGATATCCGTCGCTTTGAAGCAGAGCTTCTGGACTTCATCGGCCGCGAACGCAAAGAGATCTTCACAGTAATCTCAGAGACCAAGGTCCTTGAAGATGACACTGTGGCAAAGATGGAAGCAGCAGTTGCTGACTTTAATAAGCAGTTCAAGTCATCTGTGGCTCCTGCTCTCAATGAAGCAGCAGCCGATGCCCTTGATTCTGAAGCAGCAGAAGCGATTACTAAGCACGTCCCACCGGCGGTGAAGAAGTAA
- a CDS encoding F0F1 ATP synthase subunit gamma — MGAQLRIYRRRMRSVKATKKITKAMELISASRIVKAQQRVTASTPYANELTRAVSAVASFSSTNHPLTTAHENPRRAAILIISADRGMAGAYSTNAIKEGEKLAALLRERGLQVSNFLVGRKAVNYYKFRNREMAGTWTGFSDNPTYENAKEVATALLSAFLADSTDSKTGVDEIHIIFTQFRSMLTQEATAKRMIPLEVVESSAPVSSALLPMYEFEPNAAEVLNALLPRYIEARIFNAMLQSAASEHAARRRAMKSATDNAEDLIKSLTRLANAARQAEITQEISEIVGGADALASASAGSE, encoded by the coding sequence ATGGGTGCTCAACTTCGCATATATCGCAGGCGGATGCGTTCCGTTAAAGCGACTAAAAAGATTACGAAAGCTATGGAGTTAATCTCTGCTTCTCGTATCGTTAAGGCGCAACAACGTGTAACAGCGTCGACCCCTTATGCAAATGAGTTGACTCGTGCAGTTTCTGCAGTTGCTTCATTCTCGTCAACAAACCACCCATTGACTACAGCACATGAGAATCCACGTCGCGCAGCGATTTTGATTATCTCAGCAGACCGCGGTATGGCTGGTGCTTACTCAACGAATGCGATTAAGGAAGGCGAGAAGCTCGCAGCCCTTCTTCGTGAACGTGGTTTGCAAGTCTCTAACTTCCTCGTGGGCCGCAAGGCAGTGAACTACTACAAGTTCCGCAACCGCGAGATGGCTGGAACTTGGACAGGTTTCTCAGATAACCCCACATATGAGAACGCAAAGGAAGTTGCCACAGCGCTCCTTTCAGCATTTCTTGCAGATTCAACAGATTCAAAGACAGGTGTTGATGAAATTCATATCATCTTCACTCAATTCAGATCTATGTTGACCCAGGAAGCAACAGCTAAGCGCATGATTCCACTCGAAGTTGTTGAATCATCAGCGCCTGTCTCATCAGCGCTGCTTCCCATGTATGAATTCGAGCCAAATGCGGCAGAGGTACTCAATGCACTTCTTCCTCGTTATATCGAAGCACGTATCTTTAACGCGATGTTGCAATCGGCTGCCTCTGAACATGCAGCTCGTCGTCGCGCTATGAAATCAGCAACTGACAATGCTGAGGATCTCATCAAGTCGCTCACACGACTTGCGAACGCTGCCCGTCAAGCAGAAATTACCCAGGAAATCAGTGAAATTGTTGGCGGCGCAGATGCGTTGGCCTCAGCTAGTGCAGGGAGTGAATAA
- the atpD gene encoding F0F1 ATP synthase subunit beta, translating to MSATGKGRVARVIGPVVDIEFPADSMPSIFNALHVETTMSGTTRTLTLEVAQHIGDNLVRAISMQPTDGMVRGAEVTDTGSAISVPVGDVTKGHVFNTLGESLDVPTSSLDIKERWSIHRNAPAFDQLESKTEMFETGIKVIDLLTPYVKGGKIGLFGGAGVGKTVLIQEMIYRVAENFGGVSVFAGVGERTREGNDLFLEMTETGVINKTALVFGQMDEPPGTRLRVALSALTMAEYFRDVQKQDVLLFIDNIFRFTQAGSEVSTLLGRMPSAVGYQPTLADEMGQLQERITSTRGHSITSMQAIYVPADDITDPAPHTTFAHLDATTVLSRPISELGIYPAVDPLDSSSRILDPRYIGEHHFRVANRIKQILQRYKDLQDIIAILGIDELSEDDRVLVGRARRIQRFLSQNTFVAKVFTGLDGSFVPLADTIAAFEALADGKYDHVPEQAFFMCGGLDDVERKAAELAKN from the coding sequence ATGTCAGCAACAGGTAAAGGCCGCGTAGCCCGAGTTATTGGACCAGTGGTGGATATTGAATTCCCCGCAGATTCGATGCCATCGATCTTTAACGCCCTTCACGTAGAGACCACGATGAGTGGCACTACTCGTACCTTGACCCTTGAAGTAGCGCAGCACATTGGTGACAACCTCGTGCGCGCTATCTCGATGCAACCAACGGATGGAATGGTGCGCGGTGCTGAAGTAACAGATACTGGCTCAGCTATCTCTGTTCCAGTTGGTGACGTCACAAAGGGCCACGTCTTCAACACTCTCGGAGAATCCCTTGACGTTCCAACTTCTTCCCTTGATATCAAGGAGCGTTGGTCAATCCACCGTAATGCACCAGCATTCGATCAGCTCGAGTCAAAGACAGAGATGTTTGAAACAGGTATCAAAGTTATCGACCTTCTCACACCATATGTAAAGGGTGGAAAGATCGGTCTCTTCGGTGGTGCAGGTGTCGGTAAGACTGTTCTTATCCAGGAAATGATTTATCGCGTAGCTGAAAACTTCGGTGGTGTATCAGTATTTGCCGGTGTTGGTGAGCGTACTCGTGAAGGTAACGACTTGTTCCTTGAAATGACAGAGACGGGCGTTATCAATAAGACTGCCTTGGTCTTCGGTCAGATGGATGAACCACCTGGCACGCGTCTACGTGTTGCTTTGTCAGCTCTCACAATGGCTGAGTACTTCCGCGATGTTCAAAAGCAGGACGTACTCCTGTTCATCGATAACATCTTCCGCTTTACTCAGGCAGGTTCTGAAGTATCAACACTTCTCGGCCGTATGCCATCTGCAGTGGGCTACCAGCCAACTTTGGCCGATGAAATGGGTCAGCTACAGGAGCGTATTACTTCAACACGTGGTCACTCGATTACATCTATGCAGGCAATTTACGTTCCTGCAGATGACATCACCGACCCAGCTCCACACACAACATTCGCCCACTTGGATGCAACAACAGTGTTGTCTCGTCCGATTTCAGAGCTTGGTATCTACCCAGCTGTGGATCCGCTCGATTCATCATCTCGTATCCTTGATCCTCGCTATATCGGTGAGCACCACTTCCGTGTTGCTAACCGCATTAAGCAGATCTTGCAGCGCTATAAGGATCTTCAGGACATCATCGCTATCTTGGGTATCGATGAATTGTCAGAAGATGACCGCGTTCTCGTAGGACGTGCTCGTCGTATCCAGCGCTTCTTGTCACAGAACACATTCGTGGCGAAGGTCTTTACTGGTCTTGACGGTTCATTCGTTCCACTTGCAGACACAATCGCAGCATTCGAAGCACTTGCTGATGGAAAGTACGACCATGTTCCAGAACAGGCATTCTTTATGTGTGGTGGCCTCGACGATGTTGAGCGCAAGGCTGCAGAATTGGCAAAGAACTAA
- a CDS encoding F0F1 ATP synthase subunit epsilon produces MALNVALVSPTQQVWSGEATFVSARTTEGDLGVLPGHAPLFGVLVDGAVSIKGTDGSTQEFQVRGGFLSVSNDRVSILTESVG; encoded by the coding sequence ATGGCTCTTAACGTCGCACTAGTATCGCCAACACAACAGGTGTGGTCGGGTGAGGCAACTTTTGTCTCAGCTCGCACCACAGAAGGTGACCTCGGAGTTCTTCCAGGTCACGCACCTTTGTTTGGCGTACTAGTCGACGGAGCTGTCAGCATCAAAGGTACTGATGGATCAACACAGGAGTTCCAAGTCCGCGGAGGCTTCTTATCTGTCTCTAACGACCGCGTTTCAATTCTTACTGAATCTGTAGGCTAA